A portion of the bacterium genome contains these proteins:
- a CDS encoding UbiA family prenyltransferase — protein MGGSLGHLLDLFFLARPVLVAVVWIFPLAGARGLAEDDPRLWLLLIQCAGLAGAAFAYNQVHDLAGDRLNRKCETLTRGLASGREARLVAALLAAGGLLAAWKLGRGHLLAGLAFGAIAGLGYNLPPLRAKDRPYLAPLLAGPAYALLILQGAALAGSAGLLLALPLVLPLVLAGLALSLLATVPDLAGDRTVGKRTWAVVHGAGATWRTALALMGAAALLALLGRDWQIALPAIASALFMTRGLARPEEAREALLVLRWSVAAQAMALLPSWPMISLGVALFLLAARPYYRWRFGVDYPALGS, from the coding sequence ATGGGGGGATCCCTGGGCCACCTGCTCGACCTTTTCTTCCTGGCCAGGCCGGTGCTGGTCGCCGTCGTCTGGATTTTCCCCCTGGCCGGCGCGCGCGGCTTGGCGGAGGACGACCCGCGTCTCTGGCTGCTGTTGATCCAGTGCGCGGGGCTGGCGGGCGCCGCCTTCGCCTACAACCAGGTGCACGACTTGGCGGGCGATCGGCTGAACCGCAAGTGCGAGACCCTGACCCGTGGGCTGGCCAGCGGGCGGGAGGCGCGGCTGGTGGCGGCGCTGCTGGCGGCGGGAGGGCTTCTGGCAGCCTGGAAGCTGGGCCGCGGCCATCTGCTCGCCGGTCTGGCCTTCGGGGCCATTGCCGGCTTGGGCTACAACCTGCCGCCCCTGCGCGCCAAGGACCGGCCTTATCTGGCACCCCTGTTGGCCGGACCCGCCTATGCGCTGCTCATTCTGCAAGGCGCGGCCTTGGCCGGATCGGCCGGCCTCCTCCTGGCCTTGCCGCTGGTGCTGCCCCTGGTGCTGGCCGGCCTCGCCCTCAGCCTCCTGGCGACCGTGCCGGACCTGGCCGGCGACCGGACGGTGGGGAAGCGGACCTGGGCGGTCGTGCATGGCGCCGGCGCCACATGGCGCACGGCGCTGGCCTTGATGGGGGCCGCCGCCCTCCTGGCCCTGCTGGGGCGGGACTGGCAGATCGCCCTGCCCGCCATCGCCTCGGCCCTGTTCATGACCAGGGGCCTGGCGCGGCCGGAGGAGGCGCGGGAGGCCCTCCTGGTCCTGCGCTGGTCGGTGGCGGCCCAGGCAATGGCCCTGCTGCCCTCCTGGCCGATGATCAGTCTGGGAGTGGCACTTTTCCTGCTGGCCGCGCGGCCTTACTATCGATGGCGCTTCGGCGTGGACTACCCCGCCCTGGGGTCCTGA
- a CDS encoding tandem-95 repeat protein: MKTQALAMLGVALLAKLAMADPPYIHPIPDWEMEEDSFLSVDVVVTDADSPELIFWIEVEDNHLRVSFDQENMQIHCNPVPNWNGATYVTFGVDDSDGARTVDTEQFMVTVTPVNDCPVQLNSTPQPPLTTPEDVCLNITFAQLRSVFNDPDWAWEGDTLIFMNPNFTIGTVEVVANGWRLCTPANFHGNGMLTFQATDEDCVINSGLSVSVLPVNDCPVADDPWDLQVGTEDTPLVVPDLLAGWSDVDSPLISFCGISGGEAGFLADWDEATGALTLTPPPDFHGAAQLELCITDGSCQVTALLSVELAAVNDPPVLAEIHALELEEDGLLLSPFPIHDVDGPTLAVLVESSDPMLTAAWLPDTQELLLEPAPDWHGVAVVTVLACDGHEPEACVTGEVAVTVHSVNDLPVVGPLADVEFPEDATLLVELDVSDIDSAELLVQVASDDDNLQASWQPAGGHIRLQPAPDWHGTATVTVLVDDQDGGLVTVSFLALVTPVNDPPVLPGLAQVDLLEDEPALVPYVVVDVDGPALNLSVWSDDDNLEVQWLSGTAELSFLPAPDWHGTATVTVLVDDLDGGTATESFPVVVAPVNDPPVLPELTQVDMVEDEPVLVPYVIYDVDGPALTVLVWSDTENLEVQWLSGTAELSLVPAPDWFGTAQVSVRACDGHQPIEACVEAVLTVTVLDVDDAPVIEQPADLVMIEDTPAWLDLVVYDSDQDEILVTVDPERSELTVTWHPESSQLLLTPAQDWYGATRVKLTAADLSGVNRSSVTFTVTVTPVNDAPVLPDLMLVELNEDVWLELDYPILDVDGPALEVTVEADSNEVAAQWLAADAILRLVPAPDWHGQTQITIRACDGYADDEACVERQITVQVSAVNDAPVIAPLAVQRFNEDTVHLVDVVISDLDNDLYSVEFSCDRAEVAVAWLEESGQLRLEPAADWHGMATVTISVDDGEDRAVAQASFQVNVQPVNDAPYAMPYGSWNCGLVDNPAAFRTLLLNGGILLDVADVDQDRLTLTWYIDDLAVSSHPFSVGADTLRAWSLPAPPADLIDGAINLHAELSDGTVSLNPGGESCRWELDFTDLAELVPARFALGPAFPNPFNPSTHLPFVLEKAGHARLTIVDLRGAQVAVLVDGWSLAGSQEAVWHATGHGSGVYLAVLEAEGRRLVTRLTLVK; this comes from the coding sequence ATGAAGACGCAGGCCCTTGCCATGCTGGGTGTCGCCCTGCTGGCCAAGCTCGCGATGGCGGATCCACCATACATCCACCCCATCCCCGACTGGGAGATGGAAGAGGATAGCTTCCTGTCGGTGGACGTGGTGGTGACGGACGCCGACTCGCCCGAGCTCATCTTCTGGATCGAAGTCGAGGACAACCACTTGCGGGTCTCCTTCGACCAGGAGAACATGCAGATCCACTGCAACCCCGTACCCAACTGGAACGGGGCCACCTACGTGACCTTCGGCGTGGACGACTCCGACGGGGCCCGCACCGTGGACACGGAGCAGTTCATGGTCACCGTGACTCCCGTCAACGACTGCCCCGTGCAGCTCAACTCCACGCCGCAGCCTCCCCTGACGACGCCCGAGGATGTGTGCCTGAACATCACCTTCGCCCAGCTGCGCAGCGTCTTCAACGACCCGGACTGGGCCTGGGAGGGTGACACCCTCATCTTCATGAACCCCAATTTCACCATCGGCACGGTCGAGGTGGTGGCGAACGGGTGGCGGCTCTGCACGCCCGCGAACTTCCATGGGAACGGCATGCTCACCTTCCAGGCCACGGACGAGGACTGTGTGATCAACTCCGGCCTCAGCGTGTCCGTGCTGCCGGTCAACGACTGCCCTGTGGCGGACGACCCGTGGGACCTGCAGGTCGGCACGGAGGACACCCCCCTGGTGGTGCCGGATCTCCTGGCGGGCTGGAGCGACGTGGACAGCCCGCTGATCAGCTTCTGCGGCATCAGCGGAGGCGAGGCCGGATTCCTGGCGGACTGGGACGAGGCCACCGGCGCTCTCACCCTGACTCCTCCACCCGACTTCCATGGCGCGGCCCAACTGGAGTTGTGCATCACCGACGGAAGCTGCCAGGTCACGGCCCTGCTGTCCGTTGAGCTGGCCGCCGTCAACGATCCGCCCGTGCTGGCGGAGATCCATGCGCTGGAGCTGGAGGAGGATGGACTGCTCCTCAGCCCCTTCCCGATCCACGACGTGGATGGCCCGACGCTCGCCGTCCTGGTGGAGAGCAGCGATCCCATGCTGACGGCCGCCTGGTTGCCGGACACGCAGGAACTGCTCCTGGAGCCGGCCCCGGACTGGCACGGCGTGGCTGTGGTGACGGTGCTCGCCTGCGACGGCCACGAGCCTGAGGCCTGCGTCACGGGCGAGGTGGCGGTGACCGTGCATTCCGTCAACGACCTGCCGGTTGTCGGCCCGCTGGCGGATGTGGAGTTCCCGGAGGATGCCACGCTCCTGGTGGAGCTGGATGTCAGCGACATCGATTCGGCCGAGCTGCTGGTCCAGGTCGCCAGTGACGACGACAACCTGCAGGCGTCCTGGCAGCCGGCCGGCGGCCACATCCGCTTGCAGCCCGCGCCGGATTGGCATGGCACGGCGACGGTCACCGTGCTGGTGGATGACCAGGACGGCGGATTGGTCACCGTGAGCTTCCTGGCCCTTGTGACGCCGGTCAACGACCCGCCCGTCCTGCCCGGACTGGCGCAGGTCGACCTGCTCGAGGACGAGCCTGCCCTTGTGCCCTATGTCGTCGTGGACGTGGACGGCCCCGCGCTGAACCTCTCGGTCTGGAGCGACGACGACAACCTGGAGGTCCAGTGGTTGTCCGGGACGGCCGAGCTGAGCTTCCTGCCGGCGCCGGACTGGCACGGCACGGCGACGGTGACCGTGCTGGTGGATGACCTGGACGGCGGAACGGCCACGGAGAGCTTCCCGGTCGTGGTGGCGCCGGTCAACGACCCGCCGGTCCTGCCCGAGCTGACGCAGGTGGACATGGTGGAAGACGAGCCGGTCCTCGTGCCCTATGTCATCTACGATGTGGATGGCCCCGCCTTGACAGTCCTGGTGTGGAGCGACACCGAGAATCTGGAGGTCCAGTGGTTGTCCGGGACGGCCGAATTGAGCCTCGTGCCGGCGCCCGATTGGTTCGGAACGGCCCAGGTGTCGGTGCGGGCCTGCGACGGTCATCAGCCCATCGAGGCGTGCGTGGAGGCGGTCCTGACCGTGACCGTGCTTGACGTCGATGACGCGCCCGTGATCGAGCAGCCGGCCGATCTGGTCATGATCGAGGATACCCCCGCCTGGCTCGACCTCGTGGTGTATGACAGCGACCAGGATGAGATCCTGGTGACGGTGGACCCGGAGCGCAGCGAACTGACCGTGACCTGGCACCCGGAGAGCAGCCAGCTTCTGCTCACGCCTGCCCAGGACTGGTACGGGGCCACGCGCGTCAAGTTGACGGCGGCGGACCTCAGCGGCGTGAACCGCAGCTCGGTCACCTTCACCGTCACGGTGACTCCGGTCAACGATGCCCCCGTTCTGCCCGACCTGATGCTCGTGGAGCTGAACGAGGATGTCTGGCTGGAGCTGGACTACCCCATCCTCGATGTGGATGGTCCCGCCCTCGAGGTGACCGTTGAAGCCGACAGCAACGAGGTGGCCGCGCAATGGCTGGCCGCCGACGCGATCCTGCGTCTGGTGCCGGCGCCGGACTGGCACGGCCAGACGCAGATCACGATCCGCGCCTGTGACGGCTACGCGGACGACGAGGCCTGCGTGGAGCGCCAGATCACGGTGCAGGTGTCCGCCGTCAATGACGCCCCGGTCATCGCCCCGCTGGCGGTCCAGCGCTTCAATGAGGACACGGTCCATCTGGTGGACGTGGTGATCAGCGACCTGGACAACGACCTCTACAGTGTGGAGTTCAGCTGCGATCGTGCCGAAGTGGCCGTGGCCTGGCTGGAGGAGAGCGGTCAACTGCGGCTGGAGCCCGCCGCCGACTGGCACGGCATGGCGACCGTGACGATCTCGGTGGACGACGGCGAGGATCGCGCCGTGGCCCAGGCCAGCTTCCAGGTCAACGTGCAGCCGGTCAACGACGCCCCCTATGCCATGCCCTACGGGAGCTGGAACTGCGGACTGGTGGACAATCCCGCCGCCTTCCGCACCCTGCTGCTCAATGGCGGCATCCTGCTGGACGTGGCCGATGTGGACCAGGACAGGCTGACCCTGACCTGGTACATCGACGATCTGGCCGTCTCCTCCCATCCGTTCTCGGTCGGGGCCGACACGCTGCGGGCCTGGAGTCTGCCCGCGCCCCCCGCCGACCTGATCGACGGGGCCATCAACCTCCACGCCGAACTCAGCGACGGCACGGTTTCCCTCAATCCGGGCGGCGAGTCCTGCCGGTGGGAGCTGGACTTCACGGATCTGGCGGAGCTGGTCCCGGCCCGCTTCGCCCTTGGTCCCGCCTTCCCCAATCCCTTCAATCCCAGCACCCACCTGCCCTTCGTGCTGGAGAAGGCTGGTCACGCCCGCTTGACCATCGTGGATCTGCGCGGCGCCCAGGTGGCCGTCCTGGTGGACGGCTGGAGCCTGGCCGGAAGCCAGGAGGCGGTCTGGCATGCCACCGGGCATGGCAGCGGCGTCTACCTGGCCGTGCTGGAGGCGGAGGGCCGAAGGCTTGTGACCCGACTCACCCTCGTCAAGTAA